In a genomic window of Urocitellus parryii isolate mUroPar1 chromosome 11, mUroPar1.hap1, whole genome shotgun sequence:
- the H2bc21 gene encoding histone H2B type 2-E: MPEPAKSAPAPKKGSKKAVTKAQKKDGKKRKRSRKESYSIYVYKVLKQVHPDTGISSKAMGIMNSFVNDIFERIAGEASRLAHYNKRSTITSREIQTAVRLLLPGELAKHAVSEGTKAVTKYTSSK; this comes from the coding sequence ATGCCTGAACCTGCCAAGTCCGCTCCGGCCCCCAAGAAGGGCTCCAAGAAAGCCGTCACCAAGGCCCAGAAGAAGGACGGCAAGAAGCGCAAGCGCAGCCGCAAGGAGAGCTACTCCATCTACGTGTACAAGGTGCTGAAGCAGGTGCACCCCGACACGGGCATCTCGTCCAAGGCCATGGGCATCATGAACTCGTTCGTCAACGACATCTTCGAGCGCATCGCCGGCGAAGCGTCCCGCCTGGCGCACTACAACAAGCGCTCGACCATCACGTCGCGGGAGATCCAGACGGCCGTGCGCCTGCTGTTGCCCGGGGAGCTGGCCAAGCACGCCGTGTCCGAGGGCACCAAGGCGGTCACCAAGTACACCAGCTCCAAATGA